Proteins encoded within one genomic window of Acidicapsa ligni:
- the nagA gene encoding N-acetylglucosamine-6-phosphate deacetylase — protein sequence MRTLVTAAWLWDSDILTPRPVIEIEDGVIASIRSLADGELPSTYNRLDYPDAILAPSFFDVHMHGGAGHDLMEATPEAMSAISSFLATRGTGSFLATTVTAPLDDTLKSLSGLATLLGKQQPGAKPLGIHLEGPFLSHEKRGVHPPEHLLKPEIPVFDRMFEAAEGKIRLMTLAPEIPGAIELAAHATSKGVRVSMGHSNATSAEAHALHAAGATSATHTFNAMRALDHREPGILGTVLSTDSLYAELICDGIHVHPMLVKVWWRAKGRDRGILITDAMTATGMPDGEYRLGGMTVQVANGRASLGDVLAGSVLTLDRGLKNFVAFTGATVEEVLPLVTRNPAAMTGFADGVGRLRVGDTANLVALKTDGSLIASINHGKLAIAAG from the coding sequence ATGCGTACTCTAGTGACTGCGGCGTGGCTGTGGGACAGCGATATTCTGACTCCCAGGCCGGTAATTGAGATTGAAGATGGCGTGATCGCGAGCATCCGCTCTCTGGCTGATGGCGAACTTCCCTCCACATACAACCGTCTGGATTATCCCGACGCAATCCTCGCTCCTTCATTTTTCGACGTCCACATGCATGGCGGCGCCGGGCATGATCTGATGGAAGCCACACCCGAAGCGATGAGTGCCATAAGCAGCTTCCTGGCAACGCGCGGGACAGGATCCTTCCTGGCTACAACCGTCACCGCGCCCCTGGACGACACGCTCAAATCCCTGTCTGGATTGGCCACGCTGCTCGGCAAACAACAGCCGGGCGCAAAGCCGCTGGGCATTCATCTCGAAGGGCCGTTTCTTTCGCACGAAAAGCGCGGTGTACATCCTCCGGAGCATCTGCTGAAGCCGGAGATTCCAGTCTTCGACCGCATGTTCGAGGCAGCCGAGGGCAAGATCCGCCTGATGACGCTCGCTCCGGAGATACCCGGCGCAATCGAGCTCGCCGCACATGCAACCAGCAAGGGCGTACGCGTTTCAATGGGACACTCCAATGCAACCTCGGCCGAGGCTCATGCGTTGCATGCGGCTGGCGCAACCTCGGCGACGCACACCTTCAACGCCATGCGCGCTCTTGACCATCGTGAGCCGGGAATTCTGGGCACCGTGCTTAGCACCGACTCGCTCTATGCAGAACTGATCTGCGACGGCATCCACGTACACCCTATGCTGGTCAAAGTGTGGTGGCGAGCCAAGGGCCGCGACCGCGGCATTCTCATCACCGACGCGATGACCGCAACAGGCATGCCCGATGGCGAGTACAGGCTCGGTGGAATGACGGTGCAGGTAGCCAATGGCCGCGCATCCCTGGGGGATGTACTGGCAGGCAGCGTGCTGACGCTGGATCGCGGGCTCAAAAACTTTGTCGCGTTTACCGGGGCGACGGTAGAAGAAGTGCTTCCTCTCGTCACCCGCAACCCCGCCGCCATGACCGGATTTGCCGACGGCGTAGGTCGCTTACGTGTGGGTGATACAGCCAACCTGGTTGCGCTCAAAACCGATGGCAGCCTGATCGCTTCAATCAATCACGGCAAACTGGCAATCGCAGCAGGTTAG
- the leuS gene encoding leucine--tRNA ligase — protein MAEEKEIRYTPATIEPRWQDIWAANPALYSAEPAGTPKPKYYVLEMLPYPSGQLHMGHVRNYSIGDALARYMWMQGYNVLHPMGWDAFGLPAENAALKNNTPPRQWTLQNIAAMKRQMQRLGLAYDWANEVTTCLPDYYRWNQWFFLRMYEKGLVYRKQSKVNWCSLCATVLANEQVVNGCCWRHEDNIVQQRNLEQWFYRITAYAQELLEGLDQLDGWPEKVRTMQRNWIGRSEGTEVDFTLEGGTHEPGAAAEKIRVFTTRVDTIFGATSVQLAPEHPLVASLTATNGMLLHEVNALIDQQKKARESGDLGAIEKHGVFTGYYALNPYNQERVPIWVANYILMDYGTGAIMSVPAHDERDFEFATKYGLEIRPVIRPVANPESADAEEAVLPFVSEDGVLINSGEFDDYTCEEAQIALQQIAVRGGFGEPTVTFRLKDWGVSRQRYWGTPIPMINCPVDGLVPVPDDQLPVLLPEQIEITQEGGSPLSRVPSFLNTTCPKCGGPATRETDTMDTFVDSSWYFYRYTDPQNSEAPYDPAKAQYWFPIDQYIGGVEHAILHLIYSRFFTKVMRDLGLITNDEPARRLFTQGMVIKDGAKMSKSKGNVVSPDDMVARYGADATRMYALFAAPPDRDLDWQEDGVAGISRFLGRVFRFVNRFAPVAISVHKGEVGTAFNSTDATAAEVSTGASLALLRKLHQTIAKITQDFAGRWHFNTSIAAIMELVNEYYAAEAQIVSGEVPPAVVAELLRSLVLLLAPFAPFLTAELWSELGETSEVLREPWPVSNADLAREDEIEVPVQVNGKLRALVRLPAGADKAMLEASALSDEKVVEWLAGKTPVKIIVVPGKLVNLVVK, from the coding sequence ATGGCGGAAGAAAAAGAGATTCGTTACACCCCGGCGACGATCGAGCCTCGCTGGCAGGATATTTGGGCGGCCAATCCGGCGCTCTATTCAGCGGAACCGGCAGGTACGCCCAAGCCTAAGTACTACGTGCTCGAAATGTTGCCCTATCCTAGTGGCCAGTTGCACATGGGCCATGTGCGCAACTATTCGATTGGCGACGCCCTTGCCCGCTACATGTGGATGCAGGGTTACAACGTGCTGCACCCGATGGGCTGGGACGCATTCGGACTGCCGGCGGAAAATGCTGCGCTGAAAAATAACACTCCTCCGCGCCAGTGGACGCTGCAGAATATCGCCGCCATGAAGCGCCAGATGCAGCGCCTCGGATTGGCCTACGACTGGGCCAACGAAGTTACGACCTGCCTGCCTGACTACTACCGCTGGAACCAGTGGTTCTTCCTACGCATGTATGAGAAGGGGCTTGTCTACCGCAAGCAGAGCAAGGTGAACTGGTGTTCGCTCTGCGCGACGGTGCTTGCGAATGAGCAGGTCGTGAACGGCTGCTGCTGGCGCCATGAGGACAACATCGTCCAGCAGCGCAACCTTGAGCAGTGGTTCTATCGCATCACGGCTTATGCGCAGGAACTGCTCGAAGGTCTCGACCAACTCGACGGCTGGCCTGAAAAAGTTCGCACCATGCAGCGCAACTGGATTGGCCGCAGCGAAGGCACGGAAGTCGACTTCACACTAGAAGGCGGCACTCACGAGCCCGGCGCAGCCGCAGAGAAAATCCGCGTCTTCACTACGCGCGTTGACACGATCTTTGGCGCCACGAGTGTACAGCTTGCGCCTGAGCATCCGCTGGTCGCGAGCCTCACTGCAACCAATGGAATGTTGCTGCATGAAGTCAATGCGCTCATCGATCAGCAGAAGAAGGCCCGCGAGTCGGGCGATCTTGGAGCGATTGAGAAGCACGGCGTCTTTACCGGGTATTACGCACTTAATCCCTATAACCAGGAGCGGGTGCCGATCTGGGTCGCTAACTACATCCTCATGGATTACGGCACCGGCGCGATCATGAGCGTGCCAGCGCACGACGAACGCGATTTTGAATTTGCGACCAAGTACGGCTTGGAGATTCGCCCGGTTATTCGACCGGTCGCGAATCCTGAATCAGCCGATGCCGAAGAGGCAGTGCTGCCTTTCGTCTCAGAAGATGGAGTGCTGATCAACTCAGGTGAGTTCGACGACTACACGTGCGAAGAGGCACAGATAGCCTTGCAGCAGATTGCAGTCAGAGGAGGCTTTGGCGAGCCTACCGTCACCTTCCGGCTCAAGGACTGGGGCGTAAGCCGCCAGCGTTATTGGGGTACGCCTATCCCGATGATCAACTGCCCTGTCGATGGGCTGGTTCCTGTTCCGGACGATCAGTTGCCGGTATTGTTGCCGGAGCAGATCGAGATCACGCAGGAAGGCGGATCGCCGCTCAGCCGCGTGCCCAGCTTTCTCAACACGACGTGCCCGAAATGTGGAGGTCCTGCAACGCGTGAGACCGATACGATGGACACGTTTGTCGATTCAAGCTGGTATTTTTACCGCTATACCGATCCGCAGAATAGCGAAGCGCCATACGATCCGGCGAAGGCGCAGTACTGGTTCCCGATTGATCAGTACATCGGCGGCGTCGAACACGCCATTCTGCATCTGATCTACTCGCGCTTCTTCACAAAGGTGATGCGCGATCTTGGCCTTATTACCAACGACGAACCGGCGCGCCGACTGTTTACGCAGGGCATGGTAATCAAAGACGGCGCGAAGATGTCAAAGTCCAAGGGCAACGTGGTTTCGCCGGACGATATGGTGGCGCGCTACGGAGCCGATGCGACGCGCATGTATGCGCTTTTTGCTGCTCCACCGGATCGCGATCTGGACTGGCAGGAAGATGGTGTTGCGGGCATAAGCCGCTTCCTGGGCCGCGTCTTTCGCTTTGTGAATCGCTTTGCGCCGGTTGCGATCAGCGTGCATAAAGGCGAAGTCGGCACAGCTTTTAATTCTACGGATGCAACTGCTGCAGAAGTCTCAACCGGGGCTTCGCTCGCGTTGCTTCGCAAGCTGCACCAGACCATTGCCAAGATCACGCAGGACTTCGCTGGCCGCTGGCATTTCAACACTTCCATTGCAGCGATTATGGAACTGGTGAATGAATACTATGCGGCTGAGGCGCAGATCGTCTCCGGCGAAGTGCCGCCTGCGGTTGTGGCGGAGCTGTTGCGTTCGCTTGTCCTGCTGCTCGCTCCGTTCGCTCCGTTCCTCACGGCTGAACTCTGGTCGGAACTGGGCGAGACCAGCGAAGTTCTGCGCGAGCCCTGGCCGGTTTCCAATGCCGATCTCGCCCGGGAGGATGAAATCGAGGTCCCTGTTCAAGTAAATGGCAAGCTGCGCGCGCTGGTGCGTCTGCCTGCGGGAGCAGATAAGGCTATGCTTGAAGCCTCGGCCCTGTCTGATGAAAAAGTGGTGGAGTGGCTTGCGGGCAAGACTCCGGTGAAGATCATCGTGGTGCCGGGAAAGCTGGTCAATCTGGTTGTTAAGTAG
- a CDS encoding alkaline phosphatase family protein, with protein MRIQQIFRVTAIGAVLALLCVSQRATAQSTLPVIHTDHGPNSAQAQKAHYVVLVSLDGFRWDYTKKYGASHLLSIGRQGVWAPEGILPSYPSLTFPNHYAIVTGLYPEHNGLVANYFYDAQKDARYRLGDDATVTDGSWYKGVPLWSLAESQGMRTACLFWPGSEAEIAGQRPTDYLKFDDKVDESARIDQVFAWLKEPEATRPHFITLYYSDVDHAGHEYGPDAPETKDAVIRVDGLVGKLRSKLDATGLPIDLVVVSDHGMVRIQGPWVTLDQFADLKNFDTAGALLYGKTEEDRVRVYNQLKKASDKFHAYRLKDVPYDLHYNENAREGDPVIVPTGPYSIRASAPAAGKPDNPPIAGQHGFDPHIMPEMKASFFAVGPDIVHGKTVAPFENVNIYPWITHMLGLQAPKSDGNLSILAGTLRDNGGSAEAK; from the coding sequence ATGCGTATCCAGCAGATTTTCCGTGTAACCGCCATCGGTGCTGTATTGGCGCTCCTCTGCGTCTCGCAGCGGGCAACGGCCCAGAGCACACTCCCGGTCATTCATACTGATCATGGGCCTAATTCTGCGCAGGCGCAGAAGGCTCATTATGTTGTTCTGGTGTCGCTGGACGGTTTCCGCTGGGATTATACGAAGAAGTATGGAGCCAGCCATCTGCTGAGTATCGGCAGGCAGGGTGTCTGGGCTCCGGAAGGCATATTGCCGAGCTATCCGTCGCTGACTTTTCCTAACCACTATGCGATCGTGACGGGTCTTTATCCGGAGCATAATGGGCTGGTCGCGAACTATTTCTATGACGCGCAGAAGGATGCCCGCTACCGTCTTGGCGACGATGCTACTGTGACCGATGGAAGCTGGTACAAGGGTGTGCCGCTATGGTCTCTGGCGGAGAGCCAGGGGATGCGCACGGCTTGCCTGTTCTGGCCCGGTTCGGAAGCGGAGATCGCCGGCCAGCGCCCTACCGATTACCTTAAGTTTGATGACAAGGTCGACGAGAGCGCTCGCATTGACCAGGTGTTTGCGTGGCTCAAGGAGCCTGAAGCGACGAGGCCACATTTCATCACACTTTATTATTCGGATGTCGATCATGCAGGGCACGAGTATGGCCCTGATGCGCCGGAGACAAAGGACGCTGTCATTCGAGTGGATGGGTTGGTCGGCAAGCTGCGTTCGAAGCTGGATGCAACCGGTTTGCCCATTGATCTGGTGGTGGTCAGCGATCACGGCATGGTCAGGATTCAAGGCCCGTGGGTCACGCTGGATCAGTTTGCCGATCTCAAAAATTTCGATACGGCCGGTGCTCTGCTCTATGGCAAGACGGAGGAAGATCGGGTTCGCGTCTATAACCAGCTCAAGAAGGCTTCGGACAAGTTCCATGCCTACCGCTTGAAGGACGTACCTTACGATTTGCATTACAACGAAAATGCACGCGAGGGTGACCCGGTGATCGTGCCGACTGGTCCATATTCAATTCGCGCGAGTGCACCTGCGGCGGGTAAGCCGGACAATCCGCCGATCGCTGGCCAACATGGCTTCGATCCGCATATCATGCCAGAGATGAAGGCCAGTTTTTTTGCTGTCGGGCCAGACATCGTTCATGGGAAAACGGTTGCGCCTTTTGAAAATGTAAACATCTATCCGTGGATTACCCATATGCTTGGATTACAGGCTCCTAAATCAGACGGGAATCTCAGCATTCTTGCAGGCACCCTGCGCGATAACGGGGGAAGTGCAGAGGCGAAATGA
- a CDS encoding deoxyribonuclease IV, whose translation MQANVKRIGIHLGTAGGPSTAVERAREIGANTFQIFSSSPRMWKSPKPAPEQCKRMATLRAEFDVGPLVIHTSYLVNVCSQNEEVRQKSIVAFRGEIERALAFGAEYLVLHPGSWKGLTRDRGLELAAESITESIDGLPWQGTGFHILIENTAGAEFSLGGSFEQVAELVARLQATAPVGVCLDTCHTHVAGYDLVSPEGYEATIQLVESTIGTQAVRVWHCNDAKAARGSKLDRHENIGEGTMGLEPFRRLLNDPRFAHSAFIAETPVDEPGDDLRNVSTLRSLVK comes from the coding sequence ATGCAAGCTAACGTCAAGCGCATCGGCATTCACCTTGGAACGGCTGGCGGTCCATCGACTGCAGTCGAGCGCGCCCGCGAAATCGGCGCGAATACTTTCCAGATTTTTTCCTCGAGCCCACGCATGTGGAAGTCACCCAAGCCTGCTCCGGAGCAGTGCAAACGCATGGCTACGTTGCGCGCTGAATTTGATGTAGGGCCGCTGGTCATTCACACCAGCTACCTGGTGAACGTCTGCAGCCAGAACGAGGAAGTTCGCCAGAAGAGCATTGTCGCCTTCCGGGGCGAGATCGAGCGCGCGCTGGCTTTTGGCGCGGAATATCTTGTGCTGCATCCGGGCTCATGGAAAGGGCTCACGCGCGATCGCGGGCTGGAGCTTGCCGCTGAATCCATCACCGAATCCATTGACGGATTGCCCTGGCAGGGGACTGGTTTTCACATTCTTATTGAAAACACCGCCGGAGCGGAGTTTTCGCTTGGCGGCAGCTTTGAGCAGGTGGCGGAACTCGTTGCCCGCTTGCAGGCCACCGCTCCTGTCGGTGTGTGCCTCGACACCTGCCACACGCACGTGGCTGGATACGATCTCGTTTCGCCAGAGGGTTATGAGGCAACGATTCAGTTGGTCGAGTCGACGATCGGAACGCAGGCTGTTCGCGTCTGGCACTGCAACGATGCGAAAGCGGCGCGCGGATCGAAACTCGATCGTCATGAAAACATCGGCGAAGGCACGATGGGCCTCGAACCTTTTCGCCGACTGTTGAATGATCCGCGATTCGCACACTCGGCGTTTATTGCTGAAACTCCTGTCGATGAGCCGGGAGATGATTTGCGCAATGTAAGCACGTTGCGCAGTCTGGTGAAGTGA
- a CDS encoding glycosyltransferase family 4 protein yields the protein MSPQSSAKVIVSHPTGNANVSAVVSALHEAELLEAFYTCILWRPESTLAKLVPGSVRAMLQRRTRVQLPPELVHTRPFRELVRNFLIRAGKRHFVTPETSYFSIDNVYADIDRFVARSLPGYKGLRGVYAYEDGALHQFRKARQLGVHCIYDLPIGYWRANREIAIEEAELQPAWKGTLNALADSPAKLARKDEEIALADTIVVASSYTRSTLKLYPREIKKIVVIPYGTPRPIAASREVTSKEKPLRVLYVGSLAQRKGISYLFEAIDKLGSAVTLTVVGRKVGSSEALDKACNTHRWIPSLPHSEILSEMRQHDVFVFPSLFEGFGLVIGEALSQGLPVITTPNTGGPDILRDQQDGFIVPIRDPEAISARLLQLHQDRDLLHHMSESALQRAAELTWQGYKDRTVDAVRVAISGS from the coding sequence ATGAGCCCTCAATCTTCAGCAAAGGTTATCGTCAGTCATCCAACGGGCAACGCGAATGTATCTGCCGTAGTAAGTGCGTTGCACGAGGCAGAGTTACTCGAAGCGTTTTATACCTGTATCCTGTGGCGTCCGGAAAGTACGCTGGCCAAGCTTGTTCCGGGCAGCGTGCGCGCCATGTTGCAGCGCCGCACTCGCGTTCAGTTGCCGCCCGAGTTAGTGCACACACGTCCCTTCCGCGAGTTAGTGCGCAACTTTCTCATACGGGCAGGGAAGCGGCATTTCGTTACGCCTGAGACAAGTTATTTCTCCATCGATAACGTTTATGCGGACATAGATCGCTTCGTCGCTCGCAGCTTGCCTGGATATAAGGGGCTGCGAGGCGTTTACGCTTATGAAGACGGAGCGCTGCATCAGTTTCGCAAGGCGCGCCAGCTTGGCGTTCATTGCATCTATGACCTGCCTATCGGTTACTGGCGAGCCAATCGTGAAATCGCCATTGAAGAAGCGGAACTGCAACCGGCATGGAAGGGCACTCTGAATGCTCTCGCCGACAGCCCAGCGAAATTGGCTCGCAAGGATGAAGAGATAGCACTGGCAGATACGATTGTGGTCGCCAGTAGTTATACCCGCAGCACGTTGAAGTTATATCCACGAGAAATCAAGAAAATAGTAGTTATTCCCTATGGAACGCCGCGGCCTATTGCAGCGAGCCGCGAAGTTACGAGCAAAGAAAAGCCGTTGCGCGTTCTGTATGTCGGCTCCCTTGCGCAGCGTAAGGGCATCTCTTATCTTTTTGAAGCTATCGATAAGTTAGGCAGCGCGGTAACTCTCACCGTGGTAGGCCGTAAAGTCGGCAGCTCAGAGGCTCTTGATAAAGCCTGCAACACGCATCGCTGGATTCCATCTCTGCCTCATTCGGAGATTCTCTCCGAGATGCGCCAGCATGATGTTTTTGTCTTTCCATCCCTGTTTGAAGGCTTCGGCCTGGTGATTGGCGAAGCGCTTTCGCAGGGACTGCCGGTGATCACGACTCCCAACACCGGAGGCCCGGATATTCTGCGCGATCAACAGGATGGGTTCATCGTTCCTATCCGTGATCCCGAAGCAATCTCCGCTCGTTTGTTACAGCTACATCAGGATCGCGACTTACTCCATCACATGAGTGAATCCGCACTCCAGAGAGCCGCGGAACTTACGTGGCAGGGGTATAAGGATCGCACTGTCGACGCCGTTCGAGTAGCGATTTCAGGCAGTTAA
- a CDS encoding N-acetylglucosamine kinase, with the protein MSTGSRNIVLGLDGGGTNTRAVISRGTTVLGRAKGGSIKRLRVGAEAAEANLRNLLRDVFTAADVTRVDAASAGIASASLPGVADWITAVFEDVGICNSEVVGDEVIALDAAVRGGPGILQIAGTGSNCFGRSADGARENAGGYSSTLGDEGSGYWIGLYGVRQALRAHDHGEPCTILQRVAAEWGTNTLEELVSVGNQVPGPDFSALAPLMSVAAEEGDSVAIRVLHQAAADLADFVLLVRSKLRQHHGITEEVPVAFTGSVLEKIGIVRVRFTELLKQAAPDLPVAQEGVVAVEGALWRARRLAES; encoded by the coding sequence TTGAGTACCGGGTCACGCAATATTGTGTTGGGACTTGACGGTGGCGGAACCAATACCCGCGCCGTTATATCCAGAGGAACAACGGTTTTGGGACGCGCGAAGGGCGGCTCAATCAAGCGCCTCCGCGTGGGAGCGGAAGCGGCGGAAGCTAACCTGCGCAACCTTTTGAGGGATGTTTTCACTGCCGCGGATGTGACGCGAGTCGATGCGGCTTCCGCGGGTATCGCCAGTGCATCGCTGCCGGGAGTGGCTGACTGGATCACCGCTGTTTTTGAAGATGTCGGCATTTGCAACTCAGAGGTAGTAGGCGACGAAGTGATCGCGCTCGATGCGGCGGTTCGCGGAGGTCCGGGGATATTGCAGATTGCAGGCACCGGCTCCAATTGCTTTGGCCGCAGTGCTGACGGCGCGCGGGAAAACGCCGGTGGTTACAGTTCGACGCTGGGCGACGAAGGCTCCGGTTACTGGATCGGTCTTTATGGTGTTCGCCAGGCATTACGGGCCCATGATCATGGCGAACCCTGCACCATCCTGCAGCGCGTTGCCGCAGAGTGGGGCACGAACACCCTTGAAGAGCTGGTCAGCGTCGGAAATCAAGTGCCCGGACCGGACTTTTCCGCGCTGGCGCCGCTTATGTCCGTTGCAGCCGAAGAGGGCGATTCAGTCGCTATTCGCGTGCTGCATCAGGCCGCTGCCGATCTCGCAGATTTTGTACTGCTGGTGCGAAGCAAGCTGCGCCAGCATCACGGCATCACAGAGGAAGTTCCAGTGGCCTTTACCGGCAGCGTGCTTGAAAAGATAGGCATCGTTCGCGTGCGGTTTACCGAGCTTTTGAAGCAGGCCGCACCGGATCTGCCAGTAGCGCAAGAGGGCGTAGTTGCCGTCGAAGGCGCTCTCTGGCGGGCACGTCGGCTGGCTGAGAGCTAG
- a CDS encoding acyltransferase family protein, whose product MFAWLSHFRLRRIITSNRFIPEVDGFRFLAIFMVIASHVFVQINPPIGTGLFPTLFHRAVEHGKIGVCLFFTISGFILALPFARHNLLDAKPVKLSSYFKRRLTRLEPPYVLAMLVRFPMVAFYKHAAVGAVAVHLLASLFYVHSLVYNQYSTINPPAWSLEIEVQFYILAPLLAAVFYVRPAILRRLILVVAILAADYGSHAWINPESRVALTLLAFSQFFLAGFLLCEIYLSQSHPKLPRVCWDLLGLVALGWILFGTNYQIYMLVLPFATILLYLAGFHGWAVRAFFAFPAVSIIGGMCYSLYLTHTLVLTGVAILLGHMHMARLPIWIGTPAIFALSFAATLAIGTIFFVLIERPCMDPEWPQKLARKFKGTGKADIVRT is encoded by the coding sequence ATGTTTGCCTGGCTTTCCCATTTCCGCCTCCGCCGCATCATCACCAGTAACCGGTTCATTCCCGAGGTGGATGGGTTCCGGTTCCTTGCTATTTTTATGGTGATTGCTTCGCATGTATTTGTGCAGATTAACCCGCCAATCGGTACCGGCCTCTTCCCAACGCTCTTTCATCGCGCGGTAGAACATGGCAAGATCGGCGTCTGCCTTTTCTTCACAATCAGCGGATTTATCCTCGCGCTTCCCTTTGCGCGCCATAATTTACTCGACGCCAAGCCGGTCAAATTGAGCAGCTATTTCAAGCGCAGGCTGACCCGTCTGGAGCCGCCCTATGTGCTGGCGATGCTGGTGCGCTTTCCGATGGTGGCTTTCTATAAACATGCCGCCGTTGGAGCCGTAGCCGTACATCTGCTGGCCTCGCTCTTCTATGTGCATAGCCTGGTTTACAACCAATACTCCACGATCAACCCGCCTGCGTGGTCGTTGGAGATTGAGGTGCAGTTCTACATCCTGGCGCCACTCCTGGCTGCGGTTTTCTATGTGCGGCCTGCGATCCTGCGAAGACTGATTCTTGTAGTCGCAATACTCGCAGCAGACTATGGATCGCACGCCTGGATTAATCCGGAGAGCCGTGTTGCACTGACGTTACTGGCGTTTTCGCAATTCTTTCTGGCCGGTTTTCTCTTGTGTGAAATTTATCTCTCGCAGAGTCATCCCAAACTGCCCCGTGTTTGCTGGGATCTGCTCGGCCTCGTCGCGCTGGGCTGGATTCTCTTCGGGACAAATTATCAGATCTATATGCTGGTTCTGCCCTTCGCGACAATCCTGTTGTATCTGGCGGGCTTTCACGGATGGGCGGTACGCGCTTTCTTCGCCTTCCCAGCCGTCAGCATCATCGGCGGCATGTGCTACAGCCTCTATCTCACGCATACGCTGGTGCTTACTGGAGTTGCAATACTGCTGGGGCACATGCACATGGCACGTTTGCCTATCTGGATAGGAACACCTGCAATTTTTGCCTTGAGCTTTGCAGCAACGCTTGCGATAGGAACGATCTTCTTCGTCCTGATTGAGCGCCCCTGCATGGATCCCGAATGGCCGCAAAAGCTCGCGCGCAAATTCAAAGGAACAGGCAAAGCAGATATCGTCCGCACCTAG
- the guaA gene encoding glutamine-hydrolyzing GMP synthase, which yields MDTQSIVILDFGSQYTQLIARRIREQNVFSAVLPCTASIAEILAYSPIGIILSGGPSSVYDADAPNADPAILQLGLPTLGICYGLQFIAYHLGGKVVPASKREYGHAEVTIEDPKSPLFADLPPTIQVWMSHGDEALELPAGFHRTAVTSNALAGIANESAKIWAVQFHPEVHHTPLGPQLIRNFVFNLCGAKGDWTPSHFIESTVAAIREKVGKGHVLCALSGGVDSSVAAVLVHRAIGDQLTCVFVNNGVLRKNEFTQVTQNLRGKLGLNLVPVDSSERFLAKLAGVTDPETKRKIIGREFIAVFDDEAARIAEQSGGVDWLVQGTLYPDVIESSSVRGPSQTIKSHHNVGGLPETMKMKLIEPLRDLFKDEVRRIGRDLGMPEDILGRQPFPGPGLAVRILGEVTAERVAILQEADEVVVSEIKAAGLYTKIWQSFAVLLPVQSVGVMGDQRTYANTCAVRAVHSEDGMTADWVPLPYEVLKRISSRIVNEVRGINRVVYDITSKPPGTIEWE from the coding sequence GTGGACACCCAAAGCATAGTCATCCTGGATTTCGGCTCGCAGTACACGCAACTCATCGCGCGCCGCATTCGTGAACAGAACGTCTTCTCAGCCGTTCTTCCCTGTACGGCCTCGATTGCGGAGATTCTGGCATATTCGCCGATCGGCATTATTCTTTCCGGCGGACCATCGTCGGTGTATGACGCTGACGCTCCCAATGCCGATCCCGCCATCCTGCAGCTTGGCCTTCCCACGCTCGGTATCTGCTACGGATTGCAGTTCATCGCCTACCATCTTGGCGGCAAGGTCGTTCCGGCGAGCAAGCGCGAATACGGTCACGCCGAGGTCACGATCGAAGACCCGAAGTCGCCGCTTTTTGCCGATCTGCCCCCGACGATTCAGGTCTGGATGAGCCACGGCGACGAGGCCCTCGAACTTCCAGCGGGCTTTCACCGGACTGCTGTCACCTCGAATGCACTGGCAGGTATTGCCAATGAATCCGCGAAGATATGGGCCGTGCAGTTTCATCCCGAGGTGCATCATACCCCGCTTGGGCCGCAGCTTATCCGCAACTTTGTCTTCAACCTCTGTGGAGCCAAGGGCGACTGGACACCCTCGCACTTTATCGAGTCCACCGTGGCCGCGATTCGCGAGAAGGTTGGCAAAGGCCACGTTCTCTGCGCGCTGTCGGGTGGCGTGGATTCGTCCGTGGCTGCGGTCCTGGTGCATCGCGCTATTGGCGATCAGTTGACGTGTGTCTTTGTGAACAATGGAGTTCTGCGTAAGAACGAGTTCACGCAGGTCACACAAAATCTGCGCGGCAAGCTCGGCCTGAATCTTGTGCCTGTCGATTCGAGCGAGCGCTTTCTGGCCAAACTGGCCGGTGTGACGGATCCAGAGACCAAGCGCAAGATCATCGGTCGCGAATTTATCGCTGTCTTTGACGATGAGGCTGCTCGCATCGCGGAGCAATCGGGCGGGGTCGATTGGCTTGTTCAAGGCACGCTTTATCCCGATGTGATCGAGTCATCCAGCGTGCGTGGCCCATCGCAGACGATCAAGAGTCATCACAACGTCGGCGGTCTGCCTGAAACGATGAAGATGAAACTGATTGAGCCTCTGCGCGATCTTTTCAAGGATGAGGTCCGACGCATTGGCCGCGATCTCGGCATGCCGGAAGATATCCTCGGTCGCCAGCCGTTCCCCGGCCCAGGCCTCGCTGTTCGCATCCTTGGAGAAGTTACTGCCGAGCGTGTTGCCATTCTTCAGGAAGCGGATGAAGTCGTCGTCAGCGAGATCAAGGCGGCTGGACTTTACACGAAAATCTGGCAGAGCTTTGCCGTGCTGCTACCGGTGCAGAGCGTCGGCGTGATGGGCGATCAACGCACGTATGCCAATACCTGCGCGGTTCGAGCCGTACATTCTGAAGATGGCATGACAGCGGACTGGGTGCCGTTGCCTTACGAAGTGCTCAAGCGCATATCCAGCCGCATCGTGAATGAAGTGCGTGGCATCAATCGCGTCGTCTATGACATCACGTCCAAGCCACCCGGCACAATTGAGTGGGAGTAA